From Marivirga harenae, one genomic window encodes:
- a CDS encoding TylF/MycF/NovP-related O-methyltransferase has product MIKKIIKFTVSKLGYKIKAKHPFEDLGAKLYSKYCKFTMIPHDLYVDNIELVSGFSNVDGCIVECGVWRGGMSAGMAEVFSNRRVYLFDSFEGLPDAKEIDGEAALKWQKNINGPNYHDNCTAEIKEAEEAMLLSGAEFELVKGWFKVTLPNYKFEEKIAILRLDADWYDSTMECLDNLFPKVIRGGVIIFDDYYTWDGCSRALHDFLSKTKSTSRIHKTAKGLSYIIKQD; this is encoded by the coding sequence ATGATTAAGAAAATTATAAAGTTCACTGTTAGTAAACTTGGATATAAAATTAAGGCTAAGCATCCTTTTGAAGATCTAGGGGCTAAGCTATATTCGAAATATTGTAAATTTACAATGATTCCTCATGATTTGTATGTTGATAACATTGAATTAGTATCGGGTTTTTCAAATGTCGATGGGTGTATTGTAGAATGCGGGGTATGGAGAGGCGGAATGAGTGCAGGCATGGCAGAAGTATTTTCAAATAGAAGGGTTTACCTATTTGATAGTTTTGAAGGATTGCCTGATGCTAAGGAGATTGATGGTGAAGCCGCATTAAAATGGCAAAAAAATATCAATGGACCAAATTACCACGATAATTGTACAGCAGAAATTAAGGAAGCTGAAGAGGCCATGCTATTAAGCGGTGCAGAATTTGAATTAGTTAAAGGGTGGTTTAAGGTAACTCTTCCAAATTACAAGTTTGAAGAAAAAATAGCTATTCTCAGATTGGATGCAGACTGGTATGACTCTACTATGGAGTGTTTAGACAACTTATTTCCAAAGGTAATTAGAGGTGGAGTCATAATTTTCGATGACTATTACACTTGGGACGGTTGCAGTAGGGCTTTGCATGATTTCTTGAGCAAAACTAAATCAACATCAAGGATTCATAAAACTGCAAAGGGGTTGTCATATATAATTAAACAAGATTAA
- a CDS encoding class I SAM-dependent methyltransferase, protein MQKLYIHTEDIHNTKAAELIVPLIDSIFSPESILDIGCGLGTWLKVFYEKRDITDILGLDGSYLDKSKLVIKDEFFQEADLRYKIDLDRDFDLVLCLEVAEHLPEEVSDTLIETLCRHSNNIVFSAAIPGQGGQNHINEQWPQYWADKFIKYGYKRYDLIRPKVWNNPKVDVWYRQNMFVFSKEVIQEEPHTVIAEIHPDLWDLKIKSLEKTLASENSFEDGSAGIKRSFRALKNAIYNKLK, encoded by the coding sequence ATGCAGAAACTATATATTCATACTGAAGATATACATAACACCAAGGCTGCTGAACTCATTGTCCCACTTATTGATAGCATATTTTCTCCTGAAAGTATTTTAGACATTGGATGTGGTTTGGGTACTTGGTTAAAAGTGTTTTATGAAAAGAGAGACATTACAGATATTCTAGGGTTGGACGGTAGTTATTTAGATAAATCAAAATTAGTTATAAAAGATGAGTTCTTTCAAGAGGCTGATTTAAGGTATAAAATAGATTTAGATCGTGATTTTGATTTGGTTTTATGTCTAGAGGTTGCTGAACATTTACCTGAGGAAGTGAGTGATACATTAATAGAGACCCTATGTAGGCATTCGAATAATATTGTTTTTTCAGCAGCAATTCCTGGACAAGGAGGCCAAAACCACATCAATGAACAATGGCCTCAATATTGGGCTGACAAATTTATTAAGTATGGCTACAAACGATACGATTTGATTCGGCCGAAAGTCTGGAACAACCCAAAGGTAGATGTTTGGTATCGGCAGAATATGTTTGTTTTCAGTAAAGAGGTTATTCAAGAAGAGCCTCATACTGTTATAGCAGAAATCCACCCCGATTTGTGGGATTTAAAAATTAAATCGCTTGAGAAGACTCTAGCTTCAGAAAATAGTTTTGAAGACGGTTCCGCAGGAATCAAAAGATCTTTCAGAGCATTAAAAAATGCTATTTACAATAAATTAAAGTAA
- a CDS encoding UpxY family transcription antiterminator, whose protein sequence is MEHWFAIYTKSRTEKKVADRLADQHIEVYCPVQTVLRQWSDRKKKVKVAVFPSYVFVKFQDDHERLRILQTPGVVNFVRHLGADAKIRPKEIEAIQNLLGEYEEVSVEPLEKGDKVQIQHGGMKGQQGKIIIAQKDKVIVYIESLGLSLKAEVSKAKVKKVGKEEDNKGRKYHF, encoded by the coding sequence ATGGAACATTGGTTTGCTATTTACACGAAATCCAGAACGGAGAAGAAGGTTGCAGATAGGCTTGCCGATCAGCATATAGAAGTCTATTGCCCAGTCCAAACGGTATTACGACAGTGGTCAGATAGAAAAAAGAAAGTAAAAGTTGCTGTTTTCCCTTCCTATGTATTTGTAAAGTTTCAAGATGATCATGAGCGATTGCGGATATTGCAAACTCCAGGTGTGGTGAACTTCGTACGTCATTTGGGTGCAGATGCAAAAATTCGCCCCAAGGAAATTGAAGCCATACAAAATTTGTTGGGAGAATATGAGGAAGTAAGTGTGGAGCCCCTTGAAAAAGGTGATAAAGTGCAAATACAGCACGGAGGTATGAAAGGACAACAAGGTAAAATAATTATCGCTCAAAAAGACAAAGTAATTGTATATATTGAAAGTCTAGGCCTAAGCTTAAAAGCAGAGGTAAGCAAGGCCAAAGTGAAAAAAGTTGGAAAAGAGGAAGATAATAAGGGTAGGAAGTATCATTTTTAG
- a CDS encoding type II toxin-antitoxin system RelE/ParE family toxin, which yields MFKHWKKIVKFYKRIAGEDVGIRIQTEIVNATVKLEDHPKIGRIDPLLTFKNLGHRYLISGHCKIFYDIIDDDILITDVFDKRQAPNKIKKDI from the coding sequence CTGTTTAAGCACTGGAAAAAAATAGTCAAATTTTATAAAAGAATTGCTGGTGAGGATGTTGGCATTAGAATCCAAACTGAAATTGTAAATGCTACTGTAAAACTTGAAGACCATCCTAAAATTGGTAGAATAGATCCTTTATTAACCTTTAAAAATTTAGGACATAGATACCTAATTAGCGGTCACTGCAAAATTTTTTACGATATAATAGATGATGATATTTTGATCACAGATGTTTTTGATAAACGTCAAGCACCAAATAAAATCAAAAAAGATATTTAA
- a CDS encoding ABC transporter permease, which produces MEKLVVDASKPKWHINLKELWAYRDLFYILAYRDLRVRYAQTFLGLAWAFIQPLATLVIFTVVFGRVAQVDTGGIPYPLFAVCGMASWSYFSFVLNQSGNSIIGAQEMVKKIYFPRLVIPLSKALVGFVDFAIALLFVVILMIYYGFIPSANIVYLPIFIALTIISALAVGIWLSALTIRYRDFQHVVPFLVQFGLYATPVGYQAKDVFNRIPDWASFVYYANPMAGVVEGFRWSLLGGDPPSIFAYFSFSIVILLFITGLLYFKRVEKVMADIV; this is translated from the coding sequence ATGGAAAAACTAGTTGTTGACGCTTCCAAACCGAAATGGCACATTAATTTGAAGGAATTATGGGCTTACCGAGATTTGTTTTACATTTTGGCCTACCGAGATTTGAGAGTTCGATATGCTCAAACATTTTTAGGTTTAGCCTGGGCATTTATTCAGCCATTAGCCACTCTTGTGATCTTTACGGTAGTTTTTGGAAGAGTAGCGCAAGTTGATACTGGTGGAATTCCTTACCCGCTCTTTGCTGTATGCGGAATGGCTTCCTGGTCCTATTTTTCTTTCGTATTGAATCAATCGGGTAATTCTATTATTGGTGCCCAGGAGATGGTGAAGAAAATCTATTTTCCTCGTTTGGTAATTCCATTATCAAAAGCATTAGTGGGATTTGTAGATTTTGCCATAGCTTTACTATTTGTGGTGATTTTAATGATCTATTATGGGTTTATTCCATCAGCTAATATTGTTTATCTGCCCATCTTTATTGCCTTAACCATTATTTCAGCACTGGCAGTCGGAATTTGGCTAAGCGCTTTGACTATTCGATACCGTGATTTTCAGCACGTAGTCCCCTTTTTAGTACAGTTTGGATTATATGCGACTCCCGTAGGTTATCAAGCTAAAGATGTGTTTAACAGAATTCCTGATTGGGCCTCCTTTGTCTATTATGCAAATCCTATGGCAGGTGTGGTAGAAGGTTTTAGATGGAGTTTGCTAGGCGGTGACCCACCCAGTATTTTTGCTTACTTCTCTTTTAGCATAGTTATTCTCCTTTTCATCACTGGACTTCTGTATTTCAAAAGAGTAGAGAAAGTAATGGCGGATATAGTGTAG
- a CDS encoding DUF2975 domain-containing protein, whose protein sequence is MKSNLILSISAALMQVARVVIALLAGLIIVMFIGSFVNDTIVLSEFLKSVSLSGTGSGHIVYNLREGNFWVSFFVIIQNLAILIVWFLILGYGKEIMINIKSIRTFAKDNVKAFSRISSLALLLVIIQFIALSPGKIGLKIEFSYVFFAFAAIILTQVFKEGQRLLEENELTV, encoded by the coding sequence ATGAAAAGTAATCTTATCTTATCTATTAGTGCAGCATTGATGCAGGTGGCAAGGGTTGTTATTGCCTTATTAGCAGGTTTAATTATCGTAATGTTTATCGGTTCATTCGTAAACGACACTATCGTTCTTTCAGAATTCTTAAAATCAGTATCTTTATCTGGTACAGGTTCGGGCCACATTGTTTATAATTTAAGAGAGGGTAATTTTTGGGTATCTTTCTTTGTGATTATCCAAAATCTGGCCATACTAATTGTCTGGTTTCTGATATTGGGATATGGAAAGGAAATTATGATTAATATAAAGAGTATCAGAACTTTTGCTAAAGATAACGTAAAAGCATTTAGTAGAATAAGCAGCTTAGCTTTACTATTAGTAATCATCCAGTTCATTGCTCTTAGCCCTGGTAAAATTGGACTCAAAATAGAGTTTAGCTACGTATTTTTTGCTTTTGCGGCAATTATTTTAACCCAGGTTTTTAAAGAAGGACAGAGGTTATTAGAAGAAAATGAATTAACTGTTTAA
- a CDS encoding ABC transporter ATP-binding protein: MTNTAISVQGLGKNYIIGHKKEGDFRHAIGNKLKNIFKPDASEKEVFWALKDIDFEIKHGEAVGIIGRNGAGKSTLLKILSRITDPSTGRFEINGRVSSLLEVGTGFHAELSGRENIYLNGTILGMKRAEIRQKFDEIVDFSGVEKFLDTPVKHYSSGMKVRLAFSVAAHLEPEILIVDEVLAVGDAEFQKKCLGKMDQVSKNEGRTVIFVSHNMGAVQTLCQNGIFLLDGRINFHDTIDKTIQEYLGSVKHATTSNSWIKEKLDTKLPLEIVGVTVFVEGKQPMHKLRVITKLNSNTRHLPAFIAFNIYSIENVPIFQAIPTEKPFINYNKETEIDSEIVLPPLIPGSYTVSVWVGSHYSDTFSWEKERVSFEIDTSPISARTQPHSHKNGYIVPHSKLIT; the protein is encoded by the coding sequence ATGACCAACACCGCCATCAGCGTACAAGGCTTAGGCAAGAACTACATCATCGGCCATAAAAAAGAAGGAGACTTCCGACATGCCATTGGCAATAAGCTGAAGAACATCTTCAAGCCCGATGCCAGCGAGAAAGAAGTCTTTTGGGCACTGAAAGACATTGACTTTGAAATCAAACATGGAGAGGCTGTTGGAATAATTGGCAGGAACGGAGCAGGCAAAAGCACTCTCTTGAAAATACTCAGCCGCATTACAGACCCAAGCACAGGACGCTTTGAAATAAATGGACGTGTGTCCTCTTTATTGGAAGTAGGGACTGGTTTTCATGCAGAACTTTCAGGCAGGGAAAACATCTATCTCAATGGCACCATATTGGGCATGAAAAGAGCCGAAATCAGACAAAAATTTGATGAAATAGTGGATTTCAGCGGAGTAGAAAAGTTTTTGGATACGCCCGTTAAACACTACAGCTCTGGTATGAAAGTACGCTTGGCTTTTTCGGTGGCTGCCCACCTTGAACCCGAAATTCTAATTGTTGATGAGGTGCTGGCTGTAGGAGATGCCGAATTCCAAAAGAAGTGCTTAGGCAAAATGGATCAGGTAAGTAAAAATGAGGGGAGGACGGTGATATTTGTGAGTCATAATATGGGGGCGGTGCAAACTCTTTGTCAGAATGGAATTTTCTTGCTTGATGGCAGGATAAATTTTCATGATACAATTGACAAAACCATACAGGAATATTTGGGAAGTGTGAAACATGCCACTACTTCAAATTCTTGGATAAAAGAAAAACTTGATACTAAACTACCATTAGAAATAGTTGGTGTTACAGTTTTCGTTGAAGGCAAGCAGCCAATGCACAAGTTACGAGTGATAACAAAGTTGAATTCAAATACTAGGCATTTACCTGCTTTTATAGCTTTCAATATATATTCGATTGAAAACGTTCCGATTTTTCAGGCTATACCTACAGAGAAACCTTTTATCAATTATAATAAAGAGACTGAGATTGATTCTGAGATAGTTTTACCTCCCTTAATTCCGGGTAGTTATACGGTTTCAGTATGGGTTGGCTCTCATTACTCTGACACTTTTAGTTGGGAAAAAGAGCGTGTTTCATTTGAGATAGATACCTCTCCTATTAGTGCAAGAACGCAGCCGCATTCCCACAAAAATGGTTACATAGTACCTCATTCTAAACTGATTACATGA
- a CDS encoding YceI family protein, giving the protein MKFSFLHILLLSLIGLSPVFGQNSKKLVKINTQTSYVEIHGTTNVNSFNCSYRANLPENEFEVAIYQKGNEIEIQHEALFLKVLNFKCPNSQMTDDFHDLLEYENYPYIIFKMTKITDHNMAHIMIEMAGEKQNYKVKVENSLHNNAITSSAIMQLCITDFGLEAPEKFFGMVQVNENIEVEFKIELNMYDK; this is encoded by the coding sequence ATGAAATTTTCATTTCTACATATTCTACTTCTTTCTCTGATTGGGCTTTCTCCTGTTTTTGGACAGAACAGCAAGAAACTGGTGAAAATCAATACCCAAACCTCATATGTGGAAATCCATGGAACCACAAATGTTAATAGTTTTAATTGTAGCTACCGTGCTAACCTACCTGAAAATGAATTTGAAGTAGCTATTTACCAAAAAGGAAATGAGATAGAAATTCAACATGAGGCACTTTTCCTAAAAGTCCTCAATTTTAAATGCCCCAATTCCCAAATGACGGATGATTTCCATGATTTATTAGAATACGAGAATTATCCCTACATCATTTTTAAAATGACTAAAATCACAGATCACAATATGGCTCATATTATGATTGAGATGGCCGGAGAAAAACAGAATTATAAAGTAAAAGTAGAAAATAGCCTTCATAATAATGCAATTACTTCTAGTGCAATAATGCAGCTTTGCATCACAGATTTTGGACTAGAAGCACCTGAAAAGTTCTTCGGAATGGTGCAAGTCAATGAGAATATTGAAGTAGAATTCAAGATAGAATTAAATATGTACGATAAATAA
- a CDS encoding glycosyltransferase family 2 protein has translation MTSPLVSVLMPVYNSERYLEDAIESILNQTLFDFEFLIFDDGSTDKSKEIIQKYAISDKRIKPYFSKENRGYVVHLNKGIELARGEYIARMDSDDISMPDRLQVQLDYLNKNSGIIICGTESISIDENGRSLGWPKRLTEPSDLFFISFFINPLAHPTVMYSKEAIIKLGGYNPKKLPSEDYDLWTRAILVGKLGNIDQPLLKYRQHNQSITARKREIQRSNSNETLRTLWFDALHVELSTEETLFLRNFHKGYDMLPPNRTYALYKKLRKLKRYHKSKNSKISPASSEFYNKRVVYLLLISRRHSFLQFSNFLVKLLCTEPLVLRNYLLNK, from the coding sequence ATGACATCTCCATTAGTTTCTGTTCTAATGCCTGTATATAATTCTGAAAGGTATTTAGAAGATGCAATTGAAAGCATACTAAATCAAACGCTTTTTGATTTTGAATTCTTAATTTTTGATGATGGCTCAACCGACAAATCGAAGGAAATTATACAAAAATATGCTATCAGCGACAAGAGAATTAAACCGTACTTTAGTAAGGAGAACCGGGGCTACGTTGTACATTTGAATAAGGGAATTGAACTGGCAAGGGGAGAATACATCGCAAGAATGGACAGCGATGATATTTCAATGCCGGACAGATTGCAAGTACAATTAGACTATCTGAATAAAAATAGTGGTATTATAATATGCGGAACTGAATCTATTAGCATAGATGAAAACGGAAGGTCACTTGGCTGGCCGAAACGACTAACAGAACCTAGTGATTTGTTCTTTATCAGCTTTTTTATCAACCCACTTGCACACCCTACGGTGATGTACAGCAAAGAGGCTATCATTAAATTGGGCGGGTATAATCCAAAAAAACTACCTTCAGAGGATTATGATTTATGGACAAGAGCTATTCTTGTGGGCAAACTAGGAAATATAGACCAGCCTTTATTAAAATATAGGCAACACAATCAATCAATTACTGCAAGAAAAAGAGAAATACAAAGAAGTAATTCTAATGAGACTTTACGTACTTTATGGTTCGATGCCTTGCATGTCGAGCTTAGTACAGAGGAAACCTTATTTCTGAGAAATTTTCACAAGGGATATGATATGCTCCCTCCCAATAGGACTTACGCTCTCTACAAGAAACTACGGAAGCTCAAAAGATACCATAAAAGTAAAAATTCTAAGATTAGCCCAGCAAGTTCCGAATTTTACAATAAGAGGGTTGTTTATCTCCTCTTAATCAGTAGACGACATTCCTTTTTGCAGTTTTCCAACTTTTTAGTAAAACTGCTATGTACTGAGCCTTTGGTTCTTCGAAACTATCTTTTAAATAAATGA
- a CDS encoding helix-turn-helix domain-containing protein: MPIVVNVDVMLARRKMQSKELAEIIGVTVANLSILKTGKAKAIRFSTLEAICKALDCQPGDLLEYREE, encoded by the coding sequence ATGCCTATAGTCGTAAATGTAGATGTCATGTTGGCCAGAAGAAAAATGCAATCGAAAGAATTGGCTGAAATCATTGGGGTAACAGTTGCTAATTTATCAATTTTAAAAACGGGCAAAGCTAAAGCGATCAGATTTTCCACTTTAGAAGCTATTTGTAAAGCTTTGGATTGTCAACCTGGCGATCTGTTGGAATATCGGGAAGAGTAG